A segment of the Gracilinanus agilis isolate LMUSP501 unplaced genomic scaffold, AgileGrace unplaced_scaffold57859, whole genome shotgun sequence genome:
GCTTAGCAATGCTATGATTGGTAACATGGaataaagaatgtcagagctggaaagaactttagaaattgAGTATCCAATGTCTAGCAATGGAAGGATCCTATCAAAATACAATATTGAATGTTAGCATTTGGAAGTacttctgaatatttttaaagagtgtTTAGCATTTGATGGAGTAggccaaaataataaattatttagtgTCTGAATTTGAAAGAACTttagaatatatttatagaattctTAGTTTTGCAAGATGTTTAAACACATAATATAGAAAGTGAGAATAGGAAAGTACTTTGGAATATTGAGTTTAAATGTTTAGCAATGGAAAGAACTTTCAAACTgtgaatatagaatgtcagaaatgGAATGAATATTAGTATATTTACTATGTAATATTTAGGAATGGATGGAATCTTAAAACATAGATCTTCCTTAGACTATCCGAAGAAGAAAGAACTGCAGAATGTTGTTCTCAGAATGTTTAGCAATGAAAATactcttcaaatataaaatgtagaaCATCTAAGCTGGAAATATTTAGAATGTTGTGTCTAGAATACCTACCAATGTAAGAATCTGACAAACATTAAAATGCAGAATctcaaaattggaaaatgaataatttttaaatgctcaGTTTGGATAGGAATTTTAAAACATGGAATATACCCTGTCAGAATAAGAACTTTGAAATACTGAGTTTAGACCGCTTAGCCATGGAATAGGCCTTCCAAGTAAGAATAAAGAATGTCACAATGATAAAGAACTTTAGAATATTCTTCTCAGAATGTTTAGCAGAGGGAAGATTCTTCAAATagagaatacagaatgtcagaggtagaaatatttttagaacatTGAATATAGAACACTTTGCATTGGTAGGATTCTAACAACATTGGATATAGAATTTTAGGACTTGAAAGAACTTTAGAATACAGTTCACACAATAAATTTTATTAGACGGTCATAAAGCAGCATATGGTAGGTCAAAATTGGAAAgaatttgagaatatttttcctggaaaccGTAGTTTGCAAAGGAATCTTAAAatgtagaatatagaatgtcagaaagAATATTCAAATATTGTATATACAATGATTATTACTGGATCAAGTTTATACACTTAGAATAAAGAATATCAGAAGAGAAAAGACCTTCCCCACTCACCCTCTCATTAACCAAGGGCTGGCTAGCATGTTGGCCTCTCAGCAGTCAGCTCAGTcgatccttccttcctcctctgtggTCACCCAGTCAATGATAAGCTTTTCTCTGAAGCCTTTCTACAGCTTGGTAGAACCTGTCAGAGCCTATACCTGGGTCATGATTACCAAGAACCCCTCAttgcccccttcccctcccatgaTGAGTTTTTGGCAGACTGGGCTATGACATGCTTCCCATGGACTCAGTGACCATCTCTCTGCTAAGGATTTTCCAGTCTACTTAtggagccttctcttctccactgACCACCAGTCTTGCATTTCCACCTGCTCATTGGACATGTCCTTGTTACCCTGGCTCTGAGGCCTAGCTTTGTTGGTCAGAGGCTACGTATACTTTACAGAGATCTCTCCCCATGTTGGCCCCTGCCCCCTTTTCTGAAACCTGATTCTGGAAGCCCTCTCTGAGTCATGTAGCCTCAGGAATGGGCACCTCCCTGCCTCTGAGAGCAGGAGTGAGAAAGCAGGCCAGTGTAGTAGCAGATGGAGGCCCAGCTCCTGGCCTTTCCCGTGAAACTCCTGGGCCTGGCAAGTCTCAGTGATGTGCCAGGAGGTAGACTGGCCTAGGACATTGTGCAGCTTGTGGCAGTGCTTTAGGAAGGGGCTGCCTGAAAACAGGCCCATGTCTGAGGGGCAGGGGAGGTACTGGAGCACGGTCTCGGTTAAGAATACGGGTCCTTAGCTGTCTGTCACAGAGTCGAGAGTGACCATAACCCTGGAGATGTCAAAGCTGACATGAGGCTTCTCCATCTGGCAACTATTTTGGTTATCTGTTTGTCTTCTTGTTTCTGCCTTGCCCTCTGATTTCCTCCCCTGGAGCTCCTCTTAACTGTCCAACATTCCCTTGTATGAGGGAAGGTTTGTCCAAAAGAAGGAAAGACTGGTTGTTCTTAATGAATTCTATTGGCTTCTTGAGATATCATGAAGACCTCCAAGTCACAGCCCTGGCCAGGGATGCCTGGACACCACAAGAGGAGTATTGCAGGAAGTCAGAGGAGTTCCCCTTTCAGTTGTATCCCTGCAGCCTTCCTTCCGGGCCCTTCTTGGCATGAAGGTATGAATTCTTCCCACGGAATCATGGCATTTGGGAATGGAAAGAGTTTGCCTTTGAGCCCATCTCCCCTGCAGAGAAGTATGCCATGCCGGATAAATGGTCTTCTAGACCCTGGGCAGGGAGAAGGTTCAAGACCTCACGGACACAAGAAGAATACGTTTGTGAATCCAGCATAACTGACTGTTTGGTGACAGCCTCTACATGTGATTGCTTGGTTTGGAGGAAGTTGGCTTCCAAGAGAAGAGAAGTTCTTGTGTGTGAGGGTCTAGCAGACACACAGAGTCACCTGACAAGCACAGGATGGGCTACCAGTGGGAAACCATGATGGACATAATATTTTGTCAGTGGCTCCTGGGCTGAACGAGCACTAGCGTTATGTATAGAGTAAGTCAttgagaaacacacacacacacacacacacagcacagtgcctggcacaggagACCTCACTGTAGGCAAAGGAAGGAGATCATCCATTAACTgcacaaacattttttattcttttttatctgcTCTCATTTTAACAATACATATTCTTCTGTTCTGGAGCTTCATCACCACCTTAAATTCTCTCTTGCAGAAGACATGCAGAACAGGGACTTGGAGGAGAGTCCCAGGAGATTCAGGATTCCTCTTAATACATGGCACTAAGTAAGAACAAAACATGGGTTACACCCGTGGCTGTCAGAACACCGAACTCTATAATCATGAATAAACTCTGTAGAGAGTAACAAACACACGACACAACAGATACGTGACACACAGACAAAACTATATAAAGATAATAAGCAACGTCTGACAAAAGGGAGGAAGAACACTTGgcctttgctctctctctttggttGGAATCTAGCACGAATTGAAACACCAAAGAGAATCTTAGGAACCTGGAAGAGAATTCTGGGAACGGCTCTTGTGCCCCTGAGGCTGAAGAGTGTCAGGGCAGGAATGACATCCCACTTTCTGTGGAAGAACTTTGTCAAGTTCTGGAAAGTCAGCTTTGGGAGAGGCTGGAGTTGGGAATCTCTGGGAGATGGTCACTTGGGTCCCTTCTGGATGACAGGCATTCCTGGGTCCCTGCATCTGGGCTCTGAGTGAAAACAATTGGGAGAAGAGGGCAGGGAAGGTGTCCTGCTCATGGCAAGATTGTCTGAGAGCAGGAGGGGTCAGTATTCccaaaccatttccttctctaggcagGGAAGCTCACccaggaaaaagagagacagagacagaggcagagacagagaggcacagGCAGGGGCACAAACAGAGACACACgctgtctctcacacacacagtCTCCAGCCCGTACTTAGCATGGGGTAACGAGAAGGTGCTGATCACTTGTCCTTCATTATCGGCAAAGACCTCATAGACACAGATGCGGTTTTGGCGGCAGAGGGGCCCACACTTGGTCGACTGGCACGTGGGGCACTGTTCGAAGCAGCCGGGGCAATCTCTGACCAGACAGTCGCAGAGGTCTTCTCCATCTGGATTCAGCCTGCCATTCTGCTggtcattccttccttccttgccttcTGGGACCATCACAGGTGGCGTGCCTGGGCATGGGAGGGTGTGACCTCTGGGGCCAGGATAGCCTGGGGCACAGCGGAGGCCGAGGGCAAAGCGACCCGGGCCAGGGAGGCTGCTGGAGCTCCTCTGGCCTTGGGGGCTGGTCTGGGTGCTGGAGGTGGGCTGAGCAGTAGAGCTGCTCTGAGTGCTCTTGGCTTTTCTGCCCAGGCCAGCCTTCTGTTTCTGGgctcttccctttttcttggcCTGGACTCTCAGCTGCTGTTCCTCCTGGACCTGCTGCTTCTTGGCAAGCAGCCTTTTCATGCTGCGGGCTGATCTGACAGGCACATTCTTCCTGGCCTTGGTGGCCTGAGAGCGGGTAATCATTTCTAGGGCAGGAAGGCAGCTGCTTGTGCTGCCTACAGAGCTCTTGGAAGTGGCTTCTCCACCTTGGAAGGACAGCAGGCACGTGTGGTCACTACATGAGTCTCTCTGTATACAGAGGGACCTCAGATTCAGGGACTGAGAGAGCCCAGGGGCCCAGGGCACTGGCCAGCCACGCAGCCTCAGAGTAGGCCTCTGCCAACGGCTCCCCATAGGAGGCAGAGGAGGTTATGGGGAAACCAGCCTGCTGAGGGGCCCCTGAAAGGTTCAGGGCTTtcattattctttccctcccccacaatTCTCATTCCACACTTACCTGATATCAGCTCTGCCTGAGGACAAGGAGGATCAAACCGAGGCCTCAATGGGCTCCCCAGGCCTCTCCATAAATCCCCTCCTGGTTTAGGTCTGCCCACTCTTCTCTTGCCCTGGATGCCCAGTGTGGGCCATCCATTCTCTTAGCCCTCAATGGCAACCTGctgctccttcctccttttccttgttATTCTCCCCCTTCGCCTCCTCCTCCCGTCCACCTACCTCCAACCCTGCTCACCCACCATCTGGCTGACTGTCTCTGGTGTTCTGGAAGCGCTGCTCTGGGCCTACAGAATGTCTCCCATCCTTGGCCTTTGCAAGCAGTATTTCTTCCACCCCTTTATGTAAGGAAAACCTTACGTGGCAGAGTTTGGAGGCTGGCACAGAGGGAGAAGGCTACTAGGCTTTCTCTGGGGCAAGGTGGGGACAGAGTGGGGAGGTGAGCTGGCCAGGCTCTGCCCTGGGGGAAGCGGAAAGAAAGCCTACTCTGGGACACGCTTCGGCCTCTGCCCAGCTGAAAGCCCAGCCATGGGGCTGTAGAGGGATGGGTGGCTTCCAAACCACGAATGGGGTGACCTGCTTTGGCTAGGAGGGCAGGGCAGGAAGGACCTGGAGCCCCTAGAACGGAGGGCAAAAGCTATGAAGAGGAAGTTTCCAAAGGAACAAATGTAAGCTCCCCAAGTGGGTTGGGTTAGGGCCTGGACCTGGGGTTTCCTTGctctagggaactcccaggtgacaAAACTCCCTTCACCCTAAGGAAGGCTGGTGCTTTCTCTACACTTTCTAGTCACAGAGCTGGGCTTACAGCAGAGGCGGGGCCTAGAGGTTTGGACCTGTTTTGCAGGGAACTGTGGATTCTACCATGTCTTTGAAGCATCAGATCTGGGAAAGGAGCGAAAGTTCAAGGTGGAAAGTTTGGGGAATCTGACCTTAAAGAGAGGCCTAGAGCCAAGCTGGTCTCCttgttcctcttcctccttcatctCTGCTTAGCCTTAAAGGTGTCCCCCTGGTCACTCTTGTTCTCCCTGAGCCACCCCAGCCTCTCCTCCCCAACTGGACTTCTCTACTGTCCATTCTCCCCTTTCCTACGCACCTTCTCTCTGCATAGGAGTCCTGCAAATAAAGGGATGGCCTCAATGCCCCTCACTCTCTGTGCCCACTCACCCTTGCCAACCTCACCCGCTCTCATCCTTTGTTGCCCTCCACGTAGAGCCCTCCAAAGTATCTCTCTCCACCTCGGGCTTAAGCCTTTAATTGTCCTTTGGGACCTTCTAGCTGAAATCTCAAACTCAGCTAGACTAAACGGACCCCGGTGTCTTCCCTCCCAAGCCTGCTGTCCCCCTTCCTGCCTCACCTCCCTAACATCCCTCCTTCTCTTGTGGCCTTGAAACTATCCTTGACTTTCACTTCTCTGTCACCCCCAGTGTccactccctctcccccaaattctcTCATCCTTCCTCCCTGCCACCTGAAATCTAGATCAGAGTCTCTTTACCTGGGACCCAAAGGCCTCCCAGAAGCCAATGGATAAATTTCTGGGATTCTGGGAACTTGGATGAAGAAAACGCAAGCAGACTTCATTCCAATGGAAAATAATCACCTTATCCTGAGAAGGTGTTCATGGTTCTCTGCAGACTGGCCTTGGGGTACATGAGCCCAAAGAGGCTCCCTCTCTGCACAAAGGCCCTTTGGATCTTTTTGATCCGGCCTTCTTCACTCAGAATCCTAAAAGACCaccaaaggagacagagacagtggGTGGCGGCAGggccagaagagagaaagagaggtccAGGGATGCCCCTGCCTCATGGTCAGGAGCCCAAACTAGAGCTAGGCTCAGACTGGGACTGCTGCCTAAACTTGCTACAGAGAGCCAgctaagggagggagggagaggaaaaagccTTGGCCAGGCCAGTGGACTGACTGGCTACAGCTGCCAATGCCCTGGGGCCCAGGTCTCGCCACCACATCTGGGTTTTTACTGCTCTAAGTACCTTGGCTTTGGAGTCTCCTTCCAGCAAAGACTTTGTCCTGgacaaaactggaaaaaaaacaaacagtgtAAATGAGTGGGGTTTTGCCCAACCAGGAGAGTCACACAGGGACCCCCCTTACCCTAAGGTGGTTCCCAGTCAGAAATACCAAAGAAGGGCCCATGGTCATGTGGGCACACTCTCCTTTGCAACTGCAAAACCTGCAGGTAGAAGTAGTACTGCCTTTGTTCCAGGCACTGAACTAGGTAGGCCCTGGGGATCCAAAGAGAAGAACAAAACAGTTCTGGTCCTCAAGGACTGTTCTGTTCTGTTGTTCTGTTGGGGAATACAATCTGCCCTGGGGTAGAAATGGAAAACATGCTTCCTTACGAGTCACGAGGGATTGGAATTTTTCTACTCCCAAACGTCCCTTATTTAAAACATTTGGTCAATAATTCCTTTGGGTTCTAAGGATCCATCTTGCAAGGTTGTAGATCAATACATCTTGccaattcattttctaaaaaggagaaatggaatcTCTGAGAGGCTAAATGCGATCCTTGGTCTCTAAGACATCATGAATTCCAAGAATTCACATCTAGCATTTGACTTCCATGAATCTCAGTACATTGTTCTCCCTACCCTTAATAGGGTAGATGAAGGGTAATGGGGAAGGATGGTTAGGTCTAATATACCTCACTTTCAGACCGTTCTTTCCTGACCTGGACCCGAATGGATAGACTCTCttcagtatttttccatggttacatgattcttgttgtctccatccccttttcccatcctccctcccagagccgcCAAGCAATTCtgctaggttatacatgtataacgaCTAtaactcaatacctatttccattttaatcatttttgtaataatctttttaaaaccaaaaccctgctAAACTCGAAGAAACACAGAACTAGGAAATAGTCAGAAAGACCACCTCTATAATCAGGAGACGAATGTGGTACAATCCTgggcctccacacagagtcacACGCTCAAAACCACACAGCCTAAAGCCTCTGGTACTCCAGGTACCGATTCCTGGGAGAAATCACGACTCGAGATAACTCtcagaaacaaaagaatttggggaatttatatacctTTTAGGGGAactaagggaaaggaaaatatgaCTTCTAATTCTGGGGATAATATATATCTAATACAGCTGAGCCCTGCCCCTTTAATCCAGTAGTAATTAATCATGAAGCAAATAAAAATCATAACTAATCATATCACTCCTTATAAAACTCAGAGCCTCAACCTATATAACCCAAAAGCATATttcattaaacaaataaatacaattataaatttCATCACATCCTACTGCCCCAGCCACTTTATTCAATAACAATGCTTGATAAAAAGTTAAGTAAATTCATTAGTAATCATATTacattgaaaaatataaaggTCAGAGCCCCTACTTTTCCATCCAAAAACAATTATTcattaaaaacttaataaataaaataattattcctCATATACAATTATATGCTACAGTGTTCAGTTCTAACCTCTTCCTCCATTAGCAgttatttatagaaaaataatgtGTCATATAATATCACGTCATATAAACCTTGTCATAACAATCCCAATATTCAATGGCAATTATTCATAGAAAACTGAATAAAGataatcatatgtatatataatataacatcatAAAAAGCTGAGCTCCCCCCTTTAATAGTAATTAatcataaacaaaaaataaaatcacaagtaaTCATACCACATTGCGTCATATAAAGGCCAGAGCCCAACCCCTTTCTCCAATAGCACTTATTCGTAGGACAATGAcataaataaataggaatatgACTCCTCCTAGGCTATCCCATGACCCCTCTAGGAACGCCCTGCAGAAACCTCCCTCCCCTATGCTGACTGGCTGAGGGCCCGGGTGCCACGTGAGAGAGGCCCCGCCTGGGCTGAGAGCCCTGGGCTGTACCAGACACTCAGGCCCGGCGGAAACCCAACCTTAGTGGCTCTGGGGCCCCAGAAGCTCCTTTGTGG
Coding sequences within it:
- the LOC123256331 gene encoding uncharacterized protein LOC123256331; the encoded protein is MSVFPQPALSVPLPVPPFQLPRIPRVRADSFLSGLGSAPSSVSVRPSSKSFVQDKVFAGRRLQSQGGEATSKSSVGSTSSCLPALEMITRSQATKARKNVPVRSARSMKRLLAKKQQVQEEQQLRVQAKKKGRAQKQKAGLGRKAKSTQSSSTAQPTSSTQTSPQGQRSSSSLPGPGRFALGLRCAPGYPGPRGHTLPCPGTPPVMVPEGKEGRNDQQNGRLNPDGEDLCDCLVRDCPGCFEQCPTCQSTKCGPLCRQNRICVYEVFADNEGQVISTFSLPHANAMY